The genomic region CACCCTGCCGCCTTGCGGCGAGCCCGCCGCTTGCGGGCCGCAAGTCCTTCTTCCCGATAGAGCCGGCGAATAGGTTGATCCCTGACCGCTCGCTCTCCCGCCTCAGCAAGACGAACAGCCGGCGGTAGCCAAACCGTCGGCGCTCATGGGCAAGGTCGCGCAGCCGGGCACGAAGCTCCGTGTCTGGCGGCCGACGAGACCGGTAGCGGATCATCCTGCGATCCGCGCCGACGATTGCGCAGGCCTGCCGCTCCGACAGACCCATCACGGCCTTCAGATGTGCCACCGCGGCGCGCTTGGCGACCGGCCCTACCATTTTTTTGACAAAAGCTCGCGAAGCGCGGCCGCATCGAGCATCTGCTCGGCCAGGAGCTTTTTCAGCTTCACGTTCTCTTCCTCGAGCGCCTTCAGCCGCTTGGTTTCGGACACGTCCATGCCGCCGAACTTGGCCTTCCAATTGTAAATCGTCGCCTCGCAGACCCCGTGTTTGCGAGCCAGGTCGGCTGTCTTCGCCCCAGCCTCATGCTCCTTCAACACCGCGATAATCTGTTCTTCCGTGAACCTTGCTCGCTTCATCCGTCCGTCCTTGTCAGGCCGGACTCTAACTCCATCTGGAGGAAATACTCAGGGGCAGGTCAAGACCGTAATACCTCGATGAAAAACTTTGTGTCGGCAAAATAGTTTGGGTACCGCATCATTGTATGAGCTACGGCGTGCGTAGCTGGCAAACAGGACCTGTGACGCGTTGCTCGTTCCGCTCCTCGCCGGCTCCTCTCAGGCGCAAGGCTTTCTGTCGCTCGCGCCCGCCGCTGGGCCCACATGCAGCTGTGAGCTGCACTTCCATCCGGCCGGTTGCAGAGAGACCAAGAGTGCCGATCCGGGCAAGCGCTGATGAACTAACGCCGGCTCCGTGAGACACCAAACGTACACAGGCAGACTCAACGAAGATCAAGTGGCGCGTCTCACGCCTGTTCTGCACGTCGGACTCAACTTCACCTGTCAGACCGGGCGTGACCGAAGCTCATGGCCACGATCTGCATAGTTCGGCTTGCATGGAGAAAGCGCAGGAATAGATCTGCCTGCGTCGGGACAGGGTCTTCCCCCCTCCGGTTGATGTCGCTTGTTGCAGGCTTTCCGAACCATCGCATCTTCCTGAGTTCGCATCGAATTAGTTGATTATAGTCATCCATTTGTAGCGCTCCGGATGCGATGGATCACGCGCCAAGGGTCCTATCTGTTCGGGGTTATTATGCGAGTCAACATCAAAGACCGTGCTACGGACGCAAACGTTCGGCACATGTATCACAGTGAGCCGCTGTACGTGGCTGCAGACAAAGTCCGGTTTCGACCAGTCACGAAACAGGGCGGCCTCGCCATCGCGCTGTCGACAGCAGCGTGGCTCGTCTGCAACCCGCTGCCGGCACAGGCAGCCAGCGTTCAGGACCAGAAAAGCGATCCTCAGGGTGAGGCCGGGAAGCAAGCGCCCACGAAAACAGGGTCGGTCCCGAAAGCCGATCATCACCGGAAGAAAGCAGGCGCCGCGTCGACCTCGCGATTGCAGACCGGCGTTCAACGGCGCAAGGCAAATGAAGTTGCGGACAGTTACACGATTGAAAAGAAGCCCGATCCGTTCGCAAAATTCCAGAACCTCCGCGAAAAGGGACTGGTCGTCAGCATACCCGGGCCAGCCGATACAGTGGTTCAGGATGCCGGTGGCGTGAGATCTGCGCTGGCCGAAGTCGGCATCGGTTATCTGTTGTGGTCACAGGTCACCTACACAAACAATCTTCTGCCGAATTCGGCCAGAAGCACCATCGCGAACCAGCTCTACAACGGGCAAAATCCGACGTTCAACACCGTAAACTACATGTGGGTGACCTATGATCTCAGTCGATATGGTATTCCAGACGGCCAGATCGTCGTGGGGGCCGAGGAGCAATCCTGGACATGGCAACCTGGCGGGCCGGATCGACTAGGCATCAACACGATTTCGTACTATCAGACTTTCTGGGACAGGAAGCTCGAACTCAAGGTCGGCTATCTCAGGAATTCACATGAATTCGCCGGCACGGTGGTTGGCGGAAATGCGGGATCAAATGTTTTCGGTCCCTCGTCGAGCATACTTTTCCAGGGAGGCCTGAGCGCCGCCCCGGCACCGACGCCGGCTCTCAACCTGAAGTACAATTTCGATGATCACCTTTACACCAAGGTGTCCTTCCAGCGTGCCGACAGTCCGGACGGGCTCTTTACCCAGATCACCGAGAACCCCACGGGCCTGAACTGGAGCACGACGCATGCCGGCGTTCTCTACCTTGATGAAACCGGCTATCTGAACAAGGCCGCTCCAGGCTCGCCGCAGACCTGGCTGAGGGCGGGGGCAGGTTACAACACCAGCAGCTACAAAAGTCTGGCGCTTCCAAATCAACAGAGAACCGATCCGAACACCTTCTATTACATCGCCGCGGACAGGCAGTTCCTGCAGACGAATGTTCAGGACTCGGCATCTCGTGGCATCTACGGCGGATTCTCGGTCATGGGAGCTCCTCCTGATCTGAATACGGTCAGCCAGTACTATGAGCTACGCTTTTATGTGAACGGACCTTTCGACTGGCGGCCGACCGACCAGATTTCCATCGTCGCGACTGACACGGTGTGGAGCAAGCTGGCGGTCGACGCCGCGCTGGCGAAAGGAAAGCTCGTTCATCGGGACAGTCAGGCAATCGCGGCCACTTACACCGCCCATCTCGCACCGGGAGTCTATACAAGTGTAGGACTGACCTACATCAACAATCCAACCAGCATCACGTACACCCCACAGATCGGACATGCCCTGAATTTCTCCGTGTCAACGAACATCTTCTTCTAGGCGGGTACTTGTCGAACGGGCGCTGCCGATCAGGAGGCGATCGAGCGGCAGCGCCCGCTTCGGCAATGTGCCGCCGGGTCGCTGTGGTCAGTGCGGGAACACGAAGGACCCGTAGCTACGCCGGAATAAAGTCGGGGAGCTCAGGCCGCGACGAGCTGCGGCACGATAGTGGTCCAAGATGATATGCTTGTCGACGACCTTGTACCCCGATGGTCTGGTATTCTTGACGGCTTCGATCAGTTCCTCGAACTGCGTTAAGACCCTCGTTCAGTCATCAGTATCGAGCCTGGAGATGAATTAGCCCGAGTGCAAGACGATCCTGTTATCGGCGGGTGACGTGATTTTCCCAAAAATGGAAATCCTCTCTTCCATTTTTGGGAAAATCATGGTAGGATCCTTCCATGCTGGTAATCGGCACGGACATGGTTGAGCGCTATTTTTCCGAGCGCTCTGGTCATCGGGGCATCGACGCGGCGCGCGCTCAATACAGGGCATGGCTGGCGATTGCGGAGGCTTCGGACTGGCGGACGCCGCAGCAGGTGAAGCGATCGCATCCCAAGGCGAGCATCCTGAAAGGCGGACGTGCGGTGTTCAACATCAAGGCCAATGACTACCGCCTGATCGCCGTGGTTCAGTATCGTGATGGTGTATTGATGATCCGCTTTTTCGGCAGTCATGAAGACTATGACAAGGTGGACGCGGAGACGGTGTGATGAAGGCAACATTGATAATTATCCAGAACCAGGCCGATCATGAGGCGGCCAAGGTGCTTGTCGGCAAGCTGATGCAATCGAACGAGGCTGCCGATCGAGCGCGCATGGTAGCGCAAGCTCGCCTTATCGAAGCGTATGAACGCGCGCGCTGGCCGCGCAAAGCGCCGCCGTTGCCGGATTTGCTGACCTATCTGATGGAGCAACATGGTTTGACGCGCGCTGATCTTGTGCCGCTTCTGGGCACTGCGAGTCGCGTCAGTGAGGTCATGTCCGGCAAGCGCGAATTGAGCATGACGATGGTGAAGCGTCTGCGCGAACGTTTCCATATTCCGGCGGATTTGCTGATTTCCGCGAGTGGAAGTGTTGCGGCTTAGATCAATCGGGACCATGACTTTCGTTAAGGGCGCACTTTGCTCGGCGCCGTCAACATTCGCCTCAACGCGAGAAATTCAGCGCATGCGATTCCAACGACTTGCAGGGGGATTGGGGGACGCACTTCGACCGGCGCTGCAGTGAGTTGCCGAGGATCTGGCTGGCAGCGCGGCTGCGGCAGGGCCGCCGCTGCAGCGCTGCTGCATTGCGCAGCAGCCAACTTCAGACAGTGCAAGACGACCCAGAAGGCTCATCATCGCCTTCTTCTCAGCCGTCATCATTCGCTCAAAGGCAGGTCACGGCTTTGACGAACGCCGGAAAGGCTGTACGCACTCTTGCGAGGTTCTCGTCGACTTTGCGCGGATCAAGATCAAACCCATACCGATGCCGGATGACGTGACGGAAGCCCTTCAACTCGACAAGGAGGCCGTAGAGTTCGGAGCCAATCAAGGCAGGACGTTTGCCGTCGATCCCGGCTGACACCTGATCCAGTAGGTCCTGGTGAGCCGACTCGCCAGTCGGCACATAGCCGTCAACGTCGTTTGCGAGGCTCAGCATCAAGTCTTCGATGCCGTTATAGATGTTGTGAACCCCCAACGCTAAAGCCCAACCTCGCGCCCACTGGTTGACGGGGCCCTTGAGCGAGCCGAGGTAGTCATCAATCTTGACGAGCCCTTGCCTAGCCCGATCAAGCTTTGTCGCGAGTTTTGCGAAGGGGATTCGTCACGGCTTGCCGTGT from Bradyrhizobium elkanii USDA 76 harbors:
- a CDS encoding carbohydrate porin, producing the protein MAADKVRFRPVTKQGGLAIALSTAAWLVCNPLPAQAASVQDQKSDPQGEAGKQAPTKTGSVPKADHHRKKAGAASTSRLQTGVQRRKANEVADSYTIEKKPDPFAKFQNLREKGLVVSIPGPADTVVQDAGGVRSALAEVGIGYLLWSQVTYTNNLLPNSARSTIANQLYNGQNPTFNTVNYMWVTYDLSRYGIPDGQIVVGAEEQSWTWQPGGPDRLGINTISYYQTFWDRKLELKVGYLRNSHEFAGTVVGGNAGSNVFGPSSSILFQGGLSAAPAPTPALNLKYNFDDHLYTKVSFQRADSPDGLFTQITENPTGLNWSTTHAGVLYLDETGYLNKAAPGSPQTWLRAGAGYNTSSYKSLALPNQQRTDPNTFYYIAADRQFLQTNVQDSASRGIYGGFSVMGAPPDLNTVSQYYELRFYVNGPFDWRPTDQISIVATDTVWSKLAVDAALAKGKLVHRDSQAIAATYTAHLAPGVYTSVGLTYINNPTSITYTPQIGHALNFSVSTNIFF
- a CDS encoding type II toxin-antitoxin system HigB family toxin — translated: MLVIGTDMVERYFSERSGHRGIDAARAQYRAWLAIAEASDWRTPQQVKRSHPKASILKGGRAVFNIKANDYRLIAVVQYRDGVLMIRFFGSHEDYDKVDAETV
- a CDS encoding helix-turn-helix domain-containing protein; the protein is MKATLIIIQNQADHEAAKVLVGKLMQSNEAADRARMVAQARLIEAYERARWPRKAPPLPDLLTYLMEQHGLTRADLVPLLGTASRVSEVMSGKRELSMTMVKRLRERFHIPADLLISASGSVAA